A single Thermaerobacter sp. FW80 DNA region contains:
- a CDS encoding IS256 family transposase: protein MSRIPPSQQLAELARQLAAQAREGTEVEDLTHALVRLGARKLIQELLEAEVTELLGRGRYERREPGQEGARNGYKPRTLRCAEGRLEIDVPQVRGMEGLCQPTLWRALKRRTDVLERLVVEMYARGLSTRDIEDALAELAGSEAPLLSRSTVSRITEALHEEFEAFAQRDLSGLDVVYLFADAIYESLRRQAGCREGILVTWAILSDGSKVLVHLSLGNKERYEDWLEHFRDLVRRGLKTPLTVTTDGAPGLIQAVEAMWPEAERIRCWVHKMRNVLDKVPEEARPVLKPYLEAIRDAPDIEQGRRLVAEVVERFGREYPSAMRSLQEDLEASLAHLRLPAAHRKHVRTTNLVERSFEEERRRAKVIPRFRSERECLKLVFAVLWRASERWRRVQFSEHERKQLERYIEERQRQRAAQKEVSPAATVA, encoded by the coding sequence ATGTCCAGGATACCACCCAGCCAGCAGTTGGCGGAGCTGGCCCGGCAGCTGGCCGCGCAGGCCCGGGAGGGTACTGAGGTCGAGGACCTGACCCATGCCCTCGTCCGCCTGGGCGCCCGCAAGCTCATCCAGGAGCTGCTGGAGGCAGAGGTCACGGAGCTTTTGGGGCGCGGACGCTACGAGCGGCGCGAGCCTGGCCAGGAAGGCGCCCGCAACGGCTACAAGCCGCGGACGCTGCGTTGCGCCGAGGGGCGGCTCGAGATCGACGTCCCCCAGGTGCGGGGCATGGAGGGACTGTGCCAGCCCACGCTGTGGAGGGCCCTCAAGCGGCGGACGGACGTGCTGGAGCGCCTGGTGGTGGAGATGTACGCCCGGGGCCTCTCTACCCGGGACATCGAGGATGCGCTGGCGGAGCTGGCGGGCAGCGAAGCGCCGCTTTTGAGCCGGTCCACCGTGAGCCGGATCACCGAGGCGCTCCACGAGGAGTTCGAGGCCTTTGCCCAGCGGGACCTGTCAGGCCTCGACGTGGTGTACCTGTTCGCCGACGCCATCTACGAGTCGCTGCGCCGGCAGGCGGGCTGCCGTGAGGGCATCCTGGTCACCTGGGCCATCTTGAGCGACGGCAGCAAGGTGCTGGTGCACCTGAGCCTGGGCAACAAGGAGCGCTACGAGGACTGGCTGGAGCACTTCCGGGATCTGGTGCGCCGGGGGCTGAAGACGCCGCTGACGGTGACGACGGACGGGGCGCCGGGGCTGATCCAGGCGGTGGAAGCCATGTGGCCGGAGGCGGAGCGCATCCGCTGCTGGGTGCACAAGATGCGGAACGTGCTGGACAAGGTGCCGGAGGAGGCGCGGCCCGTGCTCAAGCCCTACCTGGAGGCGATCCGGGACGCACCGGATATCGAGCAGGGCCGGCGGCTGGTGGCCGAGGTGGTGGAGCGGTTCGGGCGGGAGTATCCCTCGGCCATGCGGAGCCTGCAGGAGGACCTGGAAGCGAGCCTGGCGCACCTGCGGCTACCCGCCGCCCACCGCAAGCATGTCCGGACCACCAACCTGGTGGAGCGCAGCTTCGAGGAGGAGCGGCGGCGCGCCAAGGTGATCCCGCGGTTTCGGAGCGAGCGGGAGTGCCTGAAGCTAGTCTTCGCCGTGCTGTGGCGGGCGAGTGAGCGCTGGCGGCGGGTGCAGTTCAGCGAGCACGAACGAAAGCAGCTGGAGCGCTACATCGAGGAGCGGCAACGGCAAAGAGCGGCGCAGAAAGAGGTTTCACCCGCTGCCACCGTGGCATGA
- a CDS encoding CocE/NonD family hydrolase, whose amino-acid sequence MACLPRSPRVQRPCPHAGRDHPLGGHLPPRRPGEVARTPYNKNTERAWKYGNFFARHGYVFVWMDVRGRGDSDGEFVPYRNDAKDGYDAIEWLARQPWSTGDVATWGGSYLGRIQWLTALEKPPHLKAMIVHVTPSDPYVEWPTGTPGPMHVCWNRMTDGRVLQYVDKIDWMKVYEHLPLLTMDKAAGFVSRHWREDCAHPTLDEWWEPLRYQHRFHEIDLPVLHVSGWYDDEQIGTPLNFAGMVRHAPSERARRGQKLIMGPWGHRVNESRKLGEVDFGPEAVIDLDGYEVRWLDYWLKGIDNGIGEEPPVRLFIMGANRWRDEHEWPLARTQWTKFYLRSGGRANSRFGDGVLSTEPPATDEPPDVYLYDPARPVPFITDPLSSQIGGPDDYSAVETRGDVLVYSTPPLDRDVEVTGPVKLVLYASSSAVDTDFMAKLVDVHPNGFCQRLCDGMVRARFREGMHKEVLMEPGKVYRFEIDLWNTANVFRRGHRIRLEIASSAFPKYDRNLNTGEPLATSTRMVVAENRVWHTPAWPSHLILPIIPE is encoded by the coding sequence CTGGCCTGTTTACCCCGTTCGCCACGAGTTCAACGTCCGTGTCCCCATGCGGGACGGGATCACCCTCTCGGCGGACATCTACCGCCCCGACGCCCCGGGGAGGTTGCCCGGACGCCCTACAACAAGAACACCGAACGGGCGTGGAAGTACGGGAACTTCTTCGCCCGGCACGGCTACGTCTTCGTGTGGATGGACGTGCGGGGGCGCGGGGACTCTGACGGGGAGTTCGTCCCCTACCGCAACGACGCCAAGGACGGCTACGACGCCATCGAGTGGCTGGCCCGGCAGCCCTGGTCCACCGGCGACGTGGCCACCTGGGGCGGGTCCTATCTCGGGCGCATCCAGTGGCTCACCGCCCTGGAGAAGCCGCCCCACCTCAAGGCCATGATCGTCCACGTGACGCCGTCGGACCCCTACGTGGAGTGGCCCACGGGCACGCCCGGGCCCATGCACGTGTGCTGGAACCGCATGACCGACGGCCGGGTTCTTCAGTACGTGGACAAGATCGACTGGATGAAGGTCTACGAGCACCTGCCGCTTCTAACCATGGACAAGGCGGCGGGGTTCGTGAGCCGGCACTGGCGGGAAGACTGCGCCCACCCCACCCTGGACGAATGGTGGGAGCCCCTGCGCTACCAGCACCGCTTCCACGAGATCGACCTGCCGGTGCTGCACGTCTCGGGCTGGTACGACGACGAGCAGATCGGCACGCCCTTGAACTTCGCCGGCATGGTGCGGCACGCCCCCAGCGAGCGGGCCCGGCGGGGCCAGAAGCTGATCATGGGGCCCTGGGGGCACCGGGTCAACGAGAGCCGTAAGCTGGGCGAGGTGGACTTCGGGCCGGAGGCCGTGATCGACCTGGACGGGTACGAGGTGCGCTGGCTCGACTACTGGCTCAAGGGCATCGACAACGGCATCGGCGAGGAGCCGCCGGTGCGCCTGTTCATCATGGGGGCGAACCGCTGGCGGGACGAGCACGAGTGGCCCCTGGCCCGCACCCAGTGGACCAAGTTCTACCTGCGCAGCGGCGGCCGCGCCAACAGCCGCTTCGGCGACGGCGTGCTGTCCACCGAGCCGCCGGCGACGGACGAGCCTCCGGACGTCTACCTCTATGACCCGGCCCGGCCGGTGCCCTTCATCACCGATCCGCTCTCGAGCCAGATCGGCGGCCCCGATGACTACTCCGCCGTCGAGACCCGGGGCGACGTGCTGGTCTACTCGACCCCGCCCCTGGACCGGGACGTGGAGGTGACGGGGCCGGTGAAGCTGGTGCTGTACGCCTCGTCGTCGGCGGTGGACACCGACTTCATGGCCAAGCTGGTGGACGTGCACCCCAATGGCTTCTGCCAGCGGCTGTGCGATGGCATGGTCCGGGCCCGGTTCCGGGAGGGCATGCACAAGGAGGTCTTGATGGAGCCAGGCAAGGTGTACCGGTTCGAGATCGACCTCTGGAACACGGCCAACGTGTTCAGGCGAGGGCACCGGATTCGCCTCGAGATCGCCTCCAGCGCCTTCCCCAAGTACGACCGGAACCTCAACACCGGCGAGCCCCTGGCCACCTCCACGCGCATGGTGGTGGCGGAGAACCGGGTCTGGCACACGCCGGCGTGGCCGTCGCACCTGATCTTGCCCATCATCCCGGAGTAG
- a CDS encoding UDP-glucose/GDP-mannose dehydrogenase family protein — MDGLNDFSGGEIFVRITVLGLGYVGAVAAAALARDGHQVVGVDVDPAKVERYRRAEVPFYEPGLDELVREGVAAGRLRFALAGEVEPGQLGDFVFVAVGTPSRATGAADLSQVEAALAWVAERVRRGRPAGAGVLPAGEAVDPQGGAGSSDGIAGAGRVAMAGAEATAGTVWPAAADGLRAPIVVVKSTVPPGTGRRLARRYLAPLGLAYVANPEFLREGSAVHDWFHPDRVVVGSEERAAAERVAALFAGYGAPVLVTDTTTAEMVKYGANAFLATKISFINELANMCDRVGADVDEVARGIGLDPRIGSQFLRAGLGYGGSCFPKDVAALDHLARVYDYPFELLRAVIAVNARQRLLPLYALREVFGSLAGVPVAVLGLAFKPNTDDVREAPALDLIPLLVEEGAEVRAADPQAVERARAVLPGEVRLTPSALEALDGARAVVLATEWDAFVRLDWEEAARRMDEPRFVFDGRNALDPARMAALGFRYRGVGRGRQRLAGGRDAVASSTPDLPRGEVVAARNAAVGGGA, encoded by the coding sequence TTGGATGGATTGAACGATTTCTCAGGGGGCGAGATCTTCGTGCGCATCACCGTGCTGGGGCTCGGTTATGTCGGCGCCGTCGCCGCCGCGGCGCTGGCGCGGGACGGTCACCAGGTGGTGGGGGTCGACGTGGACCCCGCCAAGGTCGAACGATACCGCCGGGCGGAGGTGCCCTTCTACGAGCCCGGGTTGGACGAGCTGGTGCGCGAAGGGGTGGCGGCCGGCCGGCTGCGGTTTGCCCTGGCCGGGGAGGTCGAACCCGGCCAGCTGGGCGATTTCGTGTTCGTCGCCGTGGGGACGCCGTCCCGGGCCACCGGGGCGGCGGACTTGAGTCAGGTGGAGGCGGCCCTGGCCTGGGTGGCCGAACGGGTGCGCCGAGGGCGCCCGGCAGGGGCGGGCGTTCTTCCGGCCGGCGAGGCCGTCGATCCGCAGGGCGGTGCCGGTTCGTCCGACGGGATCGCAGGGGCCGGCCGCGTCGCCATGGCCGGGGCCGAAGCGACGGCCGGGACGGTGTGGCCTGCCGCGGCCGACGGGCTGCGGGCGCCCATCGTGGTGGTGAAGAGCACCGTGCCGCCCGGGACCGGCCGGCGGCTGGCCCGGCGCTACCTGGCGCCCCTGGGCCTCGCCTACGTCGCCAACCCCGAGTTCCTGCGCGAGGGCAGCGCCGTCCACGACTGGTTCCATCCCGACCGGGTGGTGGTGGGCAGCGAGGAGCGCGCGGCGGCGGAGCGGGTGGCGGCGCTCTTCGCGGGGTACGGGGCGCCCGTGCTGGTCACCGACACCACGACGGCGGAGATGGTCAAGTACGGGGCCAACGCCTTCCTGGCCACCAAGATCTCCTTCATCAACGAGCTCGCCAACATGTGCGACCGCGTCGGGGCCGACGTGGACGAAGTCGCCCGGGGCATCGGGCTCGATCCGCGCATCGGGAGCCAGTTCCTCCGCGCCGGCCTCGGCTACGGCGGTTCCTGCTTCCCCAAGGACGTGGCGGCCCTGGACCATTTGGCCCGGGTCTACGACTACCCCTTCGAGCTGCTGCGGGCGGTGATCGCGGTCAACGCGCGGCAGCGGCTGCTGCCCCTCTACGCGCTGCGGGAGGTCTTCGGCTCGCTGGCCGGGGTGCCCGTGGCCGTGCTGGGCCTGGCCTTCAAGCCCAACACCGACGACGTCCGCGAGGCGCCGGCCCTCGACCTCATCCCGCTCCTGGTGGAGGAGGGGGCCGAGGTGCGGGCGGCGGATCCGCAGGCCGTGGAGCGGGCGCGGGCGGTGCTGCCCGGCGAGGTGCGGTTGACCCCGTCGGCCCTCGAGGCGCTGGACGGCGCGCGGGCTGTGGTGCTCGCCACGGAGTGGGACGCTTTCGTCCGCCTGGACTGGGAGGAGGCGGCGCGGCGGATGGACGAGCCGCGGTTCGTGTTCGACGGCCGCAACGCGCTGGATCCGGCGCGGATGGCGGCGCTGGGGTTCCGGTACCGCGGCGTGGGGCGGGGCCGGCAGCGGCTCGCCGGGGGACGTGACGCGGTCGCCTCCTCGACGCCCGACCTCCCGCGCGGCGAGGTGGTGGCGGCGCGGAACGCGGCGGTGGGCGGAGGCGCGTGA
- a CDS encoding GDP-mannose 4,6-dehydratase, which yields MLVTGAAGFIGSHVVQHLLEGREEHGRAGDAGPARSAVAAREIAAIDDFSAGRVDRIGEVVVQRVDVTEPEAVEAVFRAFRPEAVIHLAAQVSVERSLQRPDRDVEVNVYGTLNVLRAAVAVGTRRVVFASSAAVYGNPRRLPVDEDHPLEPLSVYGRSKQTAEWLIQQYARGAGLEAVILRLGNVYGPGQRPETGPVVARFFLDALRGQGPVIHGDGRQTRDFVFVTDVARAFARALVGPAGLVANVAGGSATTIGDLAERIGRLVEGAPSPRHGPPRPGDIRHSVLDNRRARERLGWAPQVSLDEGLALTYRWYRQRVVQPAPAG from the coding sequence GTGTTGGTGACGGGCGCGGCGGGTTTCATCGGTTCCCACGTGGTGCAGCATCTGCTCGAGGGGAGGGAGGAACACGGCCGGGCGGGTGACGCCGGGCCTGCGCGCAGCGCGGTCGCGGCCCGCGAGATCGCCGCCATCGACGACTTCTCGGCCGGCCGCGTCGACCGCATCGGGGAGGTGGTGGTGCAGCGCGTCGACGTCACCGAGCCCGAGGCGGTCGAGGCGGTGTTCCGCGCCTTCCGGCCTGAGGCCGTGATCCACCTGGCCGCCCAGGTCAGCGTGGAGCGGTCGCTGCAGCGGCCGGACCGGGATGTGGAGGTCAACGTCTACGGGACCCTCAACGTCCTGCGGGCGGCGGTGGCGGTGGGGACGCGCCGGGTGGTGTTCGCCTCGTCGGCGGCGGTGTACGGGAACCCCCGCCGGCTGCCGGTGGACGAAGACCACCCGCTCGAGCCGCTCTCGGTGTACGGCCGTTCGAAGCAGACGGCGGAGTGGCTGATCCAGCAGTACGCCCGGGGCGCGGGCCTGGAGGCGGTGATCCTCCGCCTGGGGAACGTGTACGGCCCGGGGCAGCGGCCCGAGACGGGGCCCGTGGTGGCCCGGTTCTTCCTCGACGCGTTGCGCGGCCAGGGGCCGGTGATCCACGGCGATGGCCGGCAGACCCGGGACTTCGTGTTCGTGACCGACGTGGCGCGGGCCTTCGCCCGGGCGCTGGTGGGGCCGGCCGGCCTCGTGGCCAACGTCGCCGGCGGGTCGGCGACGACCATCGGGGATCTGGCCGAGCGGATCGGCCGGTTGGTGGAGGGGGCGCCCTCGCCGCGGCATGGGCCGCCTCGACCCGGCGACATCCGCCACAGCGTCCTGGACAACCGGCGGGCGCGGGAGCGGCTGGGCTGGGCTCCCCAGGTGAGCCTCGACGAGGGGCTCGCGCTGACCTATCGCTGGTACCGCCAGCGGGTGGTGCAGCCGGCGCCGGCCGGGTAG
- a CDS encoding DinB family protein: protein MANERKTPAAGGAGTGGQGGTVAQPPFLRGRVQGAGLLPSAWWRGLEEVREMADRWAGDLGREAFWWVPGPEMNPIGGLLRHIAGSSLRLLCYAVGEPIPDELRARAREELKPSPEVEPAQVLRQFHEEVARVQERIRGLSDADLAAQRVVGRQQVPAEAAFILHHLVEHAQHHMGQVIVLRKLWNATHM from the coding sequence ATGGCCAACGAGCGGAAGACCCCGGCAGCGGGCGGCGCGGGGACCGGCGGGCAGGGAGGCACCGTGGCCCAGCCGCCGTTCCTCCGGGGGCGGGTCCAGGGCGCGGGGCTGCTCCCGTCGGCCTGGTGGCGCGGCCTCGAGGAAGTGCGGGAGATGGCGGACCGGTGGGCCGGCGACCTCGGCCGCGAGGCCTTCTGGTGGGTGCCCGGGCCGGAGATGAACCCGATCGGCGGGCTGCTGCGCCACATCGCGGGGTCCAGCCTGCGGCTGCTCTGCTACGCGGTGGGCGAGCCCATCCCCGACGAGCTGCGCGCCCGCGCCCGGGAGGAGCTCAAGCCCTCGCCGGAGGTGGAGCCGGCGCAGGTGCTGCGTCAGTTCCACGAAGAGGTGGCCCGGGTCCAGGAGCGGATCCGGGGCCTGAGCGACGCCGACCTGGCGGCGCAGCGGGTGGTGGGCCGTCAGCAGGTGCCGGCGGAGGCCGCGTTCATCCTGCACCACCTGGTGGAACACGCCCAGCACCACATGGGGCAGGTCATCGTGTTGCGGAAGCTGTGGAACGCGACCCACATGTAG
- a CDS encoding GNAT family N-acetyltransferase: MTTGRPAVTIRLAEPGDFEAITRLLEELGRPAVPAEAEAAARAVYLRHIQRPDTASLVAELDGRIVGFMSLEFRDRLNHLRPQAWIPDLIVTASARGLGIGKALLQRGFELARERNCWSVTLESGYHRQVAHELYRSAGMRDEGLYFRIYM; this comes from the coding sequence GTGACCACCGGTCGTCCCGCCGTGACCATCCGGTTGGCCGAGCCCGGCGATTTCGAGGCCATCACCCGTCTCCTGGAAGAACTCGGGCGCCCCGCCGTCCCGGCGGAGGCGGAAGCGGCCGCCCGGGCCGTGTACCTCCGGCACATCCAGCGCCCCGACACCGCCTCCCTGGTGGCCGAGCTGGACGGCCGCATCGTCGGCTTCATGTCGTTGGAGTTCCGCGACCGGCTCAACCACCTGCGACCGCAGGCGTGGATCCCCGACCTGATCGTCACCGCCTCCGCCCGCGGCCTCGGCATCGGCAAGGCCCTCCTCCAGCGGGGCTTCGAGCTCGCGCGGGAGCGGAACTGCTGGAGTGTGACCCTGGAGTCGGGCTACCACCGCCAGGTGGCGCACGAGCTGTACCGCTCCGCCGGCATGCGGGACGAGGGCCTCTATTTTCGCATCTACATGTAG
- a CDS encoding alanine--glyoxylate aminotransferase family protein, whose product MDPNLLAFARRLEERLVFTPGPTEVSPRVREAMALPVANSDLDPDFAALYRATCAGLQELLHTQSDVLILAGEGLLGLEAAIASLVEPGDRVLALANGLYGHGFADFARDYGAEVTVFEAPDRQPLDPDALRRFLRDQKPFKLATLVHCETPTGLTNPVDRILPVLHEHGILTVMDSVSAIAAEPLEADAWHADVVLGGSQKALSAPPGLALLSVSRAAWEAMARRRTPIRGVYLNLRLWKDLWLEKGEFPYTPSTSDVYALYAAVADALAEGEAARLARHERLARAIRAAGEAAGLELYPEPRAAARAVTAWLIPNDLRPREQEIRRFMWEEHGVLMAGSWGDAAGRVWRAGHMGENARPEKGERFVRALAATLRHFGWQLPGDPVAAYREALGSGGAPGAGSGG is encoded by the coding sequence ATGGATCCGAACCTTCTCGCCTTCGCCCGCCGCCTGGAAGAGCGGCTCGTCTTCACCCCCGGCCCCACGGAGGTCTCGCCCCGCGTCCGGGAGGCCATGGCCCTCCCCGTGGCCAACTCGGACCTCGACCCGGACTTCGCCGCCCTCTACCGCGCCACCTGCGCCGGGCTGCAGGAACTGCTGCATACCCAGAGCGACGTCCTGATCCTGGCCGGCGAGGGCCTGTTGGGCCTCGAGGCCGCCATCGCCTCGCTGGTCGAACCCGGCGACCGCGTCCTCGCCCTGGCCAACGGCCTGTACGGCCACGGGTTCGCCGACTTCGCCCGGGACTACGGCGCCGAGGTCACCGTCTTCGAGGCCCCCGACCGCCAGCCCCTGGATCCGGACGCCCTGCGCCGGTTCCTCCGGGACCAGAAGCCCTTCAAACTGGCGACCCTGGTCCACTGCGAGACGCCCACCGGCCTGACCAACCCCGTGGACCGGATCCTGCCCGTCCTCCACGAGCACGGCATCCTGACGGTGATGGACAGCGTCTCCGCCATCGCCGCCGAGCCCCTGGAGGCCGACGCCTGGCACGCCGACGTGGTCCTGGGCGGCTCGCAGAAGGCGCTCTCCGCCCCGCCCGGCCTGGCCCTCCTCAGCGTCAGCCGCGCGGCCTGGGAGGCCATGGCCCGGCGCCGCACCCCGATCCGCGGGGTCTACCTGAACCTGCGGCTGTGGAAGGACCTCTGGCTGGAGAAGGGCGAGTTCCCCTACACCCCGTCGACCTCGGACGTCTACGCCCTGTATGCGGCCGTCGCCGACGCCCTGGCCGAGGGCGAGGCGGCGCGCCTGGCCCGCCACGAGCGGCTGGCGCGGGCGATCCGCGCGGCCGGCGAGGCGGCCGGTCTGGAGCTGTACCCCGAGCCGCGGGCGGCCGCCCGGGCGGTGACCGCCTGGCTCATCCCGAACGACCTGCGCCCCCGCGAGCAGGAGATCCGCCGCTTCATGTGGGAAGAACACGGCGTCCTCATGGCCGGCAGCTGGGGGGACGCCGCCGGCCGCGTCTGGCGGGCCGGCCACATGGGCGAGAACGCCCGCCCCGAGAAGGGCGAGCGGTTCGTCCGGGCGTTGGCCGCGACGCTGCGTCACTTCGGGTGGCAGCTGCCGGGCGACCCGGTGGCGGCGTACCGAGAAGCGTTGGGGTCGGGCGGCGCACCGGGGGCGGGGAGCGGCGGCTAG
- a CDS encoding alpha/beta hydrolase, translating into MTTFDRLASRVFDLYERQQYRQALDLLDREGVGHPEQAWHIGYWRVCLLTRLGDAEAALTHLEQLLDQGLWIPVTWLRNDPDLAGLRGHPRFERAVAVCEQRQSEAQRMVVPRRVLLFPEGTALRPEDTALSQGSGSAPPGRSSAPVLIALHGNAENAARAAGCWRFVASHGWALLVPQSTQVMGPDAYHWDDLDRGAQDVRYHYRSMLDDAAAPGASLDPKRVVLAGFSRGAALALHLALSGVLLARGVIALAPHLTDWSYMEGLLEPSPRNPGLRAYFWAGSRDERAVRMIEDVARWMEAAGLTVQVEIVQGAGHFYPPDLEARIAPLLATWR; encoded by the coding sequence GTGACAACCTTCGACCGGCTGGCATCCCGGGTCTTCGATCTCTACGAGCGCCAGCAATACCGGCAGGCCCTGGATCTCCTTGACAGGGAGGGGGTCGGTCACCCGGAACAGGCCTGGCACATCGGGTATTGGCGGGTTTGTTTGCTAACGCGCCTGGGCGACGCGGAGGCCGCGTTGACCCATTTGGAGCAACTGCTCGACCAGGGCCTGTGGATTCCCGTGACATGGTTGCGCAACGACCCCGACCTGGCCGGGCTTCGGGGCCACCCGCGCTTCGAGCGGGCGGTCGCGGTGTGCGAACAACGTCAGAGCGAAGCGCAACGAATGGTCGTGCCGCGGCGCGTCCTCCTGTTCCCCGAGGGAACCGCTCTACGTCCCGAAGATACCGCGCTGAGCCAGGGCAGCGGGTCCGCCCCGCCGGGCCGGAGTTCCGCTCCGGTCCTCATCGCGCTTCACGGCAACGCCGAGAACGCCGCCAGGGCGGCGGGTTGCTGGCGCTTCGTGGCTTCCCACGGATGGGCCCTTCTGGTCCCCCAGTCGACCCAGGTCATGGGTCCGGATGCCTACCACTGGGACGATCTCGACCGGGGTGCCCAGGATGTCCGGTACCATTACCGGTCGATGCTCGACGATGCGGCTGCCCCGGGGGCTTCCCTCGATCCCAAGCGGGTGGTGCTGGCGGGGTTCTCCCGAGGTGCAGCCCTTGCCCTCCACCTCGCCCTGTCGGGGGTTCTACTTGCCCGGGGTGTCATCGCCCTTGCGCCTCACCTGACGGATTGGAGCTACATGGAAGGACTTCTGGAGCCAAGCCCTCGCAACCCAGGCCTCCGGGCCTACTTCTGGGCCGGGTCTCGGGACGAACGGGCCGTCCGCATGATTGAGGACGTGGCCAGGTGGATGGAGGCGGCGGGCCTCACGGTACAGGTCGAGATCGTCCAGGGGGCCGGGCACTTCTACCCACCCGACCTCGAGGCGCGCATCGCACCGCTGCTCGCCACATGGCGGTGA
- the tnpB gene encoding IS607 family element RNA-guided endonuclease TnpB has protein sequence MRVLQAYRFALDATPRQERALASHVGARRFAFNWGLALVKERLEARARGEDVEVPWTLAALRREWNRQKHLVAPWWRENSKEAYSSGLDGLARALQNWSKSRQGERKGRRVGFPRFRKKGRGRESVRFTTGAIRVDDKSHVVLPRIGRVKTHEPTTALRRRVEAGTARILSATVSREGGRWFVSFTCEVERPPGRPRFPGRVVGVDAGVKHLAVLSTGVVWPNPRPLEKVLRKIARSSRALARRQKGSRRWQQARRRLARFHARVRNLRQDALHKLTHHLASTYGVVVVEQLHVAGMLKNRRLARALADAALAQIRRQLNYKCPWHGAVLVEAPPFYPSSKRCSRCGAVKSSLPLSQRIFRCEECGLVLDRDENAARNLAALVAAVAGSGPETENARGRDGRPATRQAIPEEAGSRHRRMAG, from the coding sequence GTGCGTGTGTTGCAGGCGTACCGTTTCGCCCTCGACGCCACACCCCGCCAGGAACGGGCGTTGGCCTCCCACGTGGGCGCCCGCCGCTTCGCCTTCAACTGGGGTCTGGCGCTGGTGAAGGAGCGCCTGGAAGCCCGCGCCCGGGGTGAAGACGTGGAAGTGCCATGGACCCTCGCCGCCTTGCGGCGGGAGTGGAACCGGCAAAAGCACCTCGTCGCCCCCTGGTGGCGGGAGAACTCGAAGGAAGCCTACTCCTCCGGTCTGGACGGACTCGCCCGGGCCCTGCAGAACTGGTCGAAGAGCCGCCAGGGCGAACGCAAGGGGCGCCGGGTGGGGTTTCCCCGGTTCCGGAAAAAGGGCCGTGGCCGGGAGTCGGTGCGGTTCACCACCGGCGCGATCCGGGTGGATGACAAGAGCCACGTCGTCCTGCCCCGGATCGGGCGGGTGAAGACCCACGAGCCCACCACGGCCCTGCGCCGGCGCGTCGAAGCAGGGACGGCCCGCATCCTCTCGGCCACGGTGTCGCGGGAGGGGGGCCGGTGGTTCGTCAGCTTCACCTGCGAGGTGGAGCGGCCGCCGGGCCGCCCCCGGTTCCCCGGGCGGGTGGTGGGCGTGGACGCGGGGGTGAAGCACCTGGCGGTCCTTTCGACGGGCGTGGTGTGGCCGAACCCGCGACCCCTTGAAAAAGTCCTCCGGAAGATCGCCCGGTCCAGTCGCGCCCTGGCCCGCCGCCAAAAGGGCAGCCGAAGGTGGCAACAGGCCCGCCGCCGGCTGGCCCGGTTCCATGCGCGGGTCCGGAACCTCCGCCAGGATGCCCTTCACAAGCTAACCCACCACCTGGCGAGCACCTACGGCGTGGTGGTGGTTGAGCAGCTGCACGTGGCGGGCATGTTGAAGAACCGCCGGCTCGCCCGGGCGTTGGCGGATGCGGCCCTGGCGCAAATCCGCCGCCAGCTCAACTACAAGTGCCCCTGGCACGGGGCGGTCCTGGTCGAAGCGCCGCCCTTCTACCCCAGCAGCAAGCGTTGTTCCCGGTGCGGCGCGGTCAAGTCGTCGCTGCCGCTTTCGCAGCGCATCTTCCGCTGCGAGGAATGCGGGCTCGTGCTCGACCGGGACGAAAACGCGGCGCGGAATCTCGCGGCCCTGGTGGCCGCCGTCGCCGGGAGTGGCCCGGAGACGGAAAACGCCCGTGGACGGGATGGAAGACCTGCCACAAGGCAGGCGATCCCGGAGGAAGCGGGAAGCCGGCACCGGCGCATGGCCGGGTAA